From Pseudoalteromonas sp. R3, one genomic window encodes:
- a CDS encoding PAS domain-containing hybrid sensor histidine kinase/response regulator, with amino-acid sequence MTNLSDINGVDGATYSEADLTAFPASMNEAELLSFLKVSMEYAADEVFWVTSDSRILYVNKAACKKLGYSREELIGMRLWHWDPCFSQQRWPAFWQQLQKNKHIDFETQHQHKTGTYFPVRVRGHLIEQGGNAFLLAFVSDISDIKAREHALQDSSDKVKVLLEQERQKFAEFVNLAPVGIAINYLEDGRFDYINAEFSRFTGYSVDELNQMDYWQLTPKKYAEQEAKQLADMADSGSYGPYQKEYIHKLGHTYPVLLSGVLITDASGHDFIWSIVQDISKQKEVEEQLRAAKEKADVSAFRMQLANDSAGIGVWEWDLLSNALVWDDWMYKLYGISEEAFSGAYEAWENSVHPDDITSAKTLLESAIAGTGYYDTEFRVVHPDGQIRTMKATAEVIRNEQNQAVKVIGVNYDITEKVNAMKTMAKAKQAAENAVKAKSDFLANMSHEIRTPMNAILGGLQLLHQAKLEPDLKVILDNAAFSAQSLLTIINDILDYSKIESNQLTLEQVPFSLLDVLDSVKYDLDSLVSRKGIDLLVTIDESFADGWLGDLVRVKQVLLNLVSNAVKFTDQGCVKVIVSCIEHNRQQALCIDVIDSGIGMSPEAQQRIFERFSQADSSTTRKYGGTGLGMSITLSLVKLMNGALELTSQAGKGTQIKVVLPLAQTALKSNAQQSESLSPPDMKGRHILVAEDNKINQMLIKAFLKGTQATLTIVENGKLAVEAAICTEFDLILMDIHMPEMDGNEAQRQIHARNPGIPVIALTANVMTEDVKGYLAQGFVAHVGKPIDMNSLYQVLARF; translated from the coding sequence ATGACCAACTTATCGGATATAAATGGCGTTGATGGAGCGACATATAGTGAAGCAGACTTAACAGCGTTTCCTGCGTCGATGAATGAGGCCGAGCTGCTCAGCTTTCTTAAAGTGTCTATGGAATATGCCGCTGATGAAGTGTTTTGGGTGACGTCTGACTCTAGAATTCTCTATGTGAATAAGGCGGCATGTAAAAAGTTGGGCTATAGCAGAGAAGAGCTGATAGGGATGAGGTTGTGGCACTGGGACCCTTGTTTTTCCCAGCAGCGATGGCCTGCGTTTTGGCAACAGCTTCAGAAAAACAAGCATATTGATTTTGAAACCCAGCATCAGCATAAAACAGGGACATATTTTCCTGTCAGAGTGCGCGGTCACTTGATTGAACAAGGCGGTAACGCTTTTTTGCTGGCATTTGTCTCTGATATTTCTGACATAAAAGCGCGAGAGCATGCGCTTCAAGATAGCAGCGACAAGGTGAAGGTGCTGCTGGAACAAGAAAGGCAGAAGTTTGCAGAGTTTGTAAACCTCGCGCCGGTTGGTATTGCCATCAACTATCTCGAAGATGGGCGGTTCGATTATATCAATGCAGAATTCAGTCGCTTTACGGGCTACAGTGTTGATGAATTGAATCAGATGGATTACTGGCAACTGACTCCCAAAAAATATGCCGAACAGGAGGCGAAACAACTCGCTGATATGGCTGACTCGGGGAGTTATGGGCCATATCAAAAGGAATATATCCATAAACTCGGACATACCTATCCTGTGTTGTTATCGGGTGTTCTGATCACTGATGCGAGCGGTCATGACTTTATCTGGTCTATTGTTCAGGACATCTCAAAGCAAAAAGAAGTTGAAGAGCAGTTACGTGCAGCCAAAGAGAAAGCGGACGTCAGTGCATTCAGAATGCAGTTGGCGAATGACTCGGCCGGGATAGGTGTTTGGGAGTGGGACTTGCTGAGCAATGCTTTGGTATGGGATGACTGGATGTATAAGTTGTACGGTATATCAGAAGAGGCATTCTCAGGCGCTTATGAAGCCTGGGAGAATAGTGTTCACCCTGATGATATTACGTCAGCTAAAACTTTGCTTGAGTCGGCCATCGCAGGCACTGGTTACTATGATACTGAGTTTAGAGTGGTCCACCCAGATGGGCAGATTAGAACAATGAAAGCGACAGCTGAGGTGATCCGAAATGAGCAAAATCAGGCTGTCAAAGTTATAGGCGTTAATTACGATATCACTGAAAAAGTGAACGCCATGAAAACTATGGCAAAAGCCAAACAAGCAGCGGAGAATGCTGTTAAGGCTAAAAGTGATTTTCTTGCCAATATGAGCCATGAGATCCGCACGCCGATGAACGCCATACTGGGTGGGCTGCAGCTTCTGCACCAAGCCAAACTGGAACCTGATTTAAAAGTTATTTTGGATAACGCCGCTTTTTCGGCTCAGAGCTTGTTGACCATTATTAATGATATTTTGGATTACTCTAAGATCGAATCGAACCAGTTAACACTGGAGCAGGTGCCTTTTTCTTTGCTTGATGTGCTGGATTCAGTGAAATATGACCTGGATAGTTTGGTGAGCCGAAAAGGTATTGATCTTCTAGTGACCATTGATGAGTCTTTTGCAGACGGCTGGCTGGGCGATCTGGTCAGGGTCAAGCAAGTATTGCTGAATCTTGTTTCGAATGCTGTGAAATTTACGGATCAGGGCTGTGTTAAAGTCATTGTCAGCTGTATAGAGCACAATCGGCAGCAGGCGTTGTGTATAGATGTAATTGATTCAGGTATCGGGATGAGCCCGGAAGCTCAGCAGCGAATTTTTGAACGTTTCTCTCAGGCTGACAGTTCAACGACACGAAAATATGGTGGTACAGGTTTAGGTATGTCCATTACTTTGAGCCTCGTGAAGTTAATGAATGGTGCGTTGGAGCTAACCAGCCAGGCGGGAAAGGGGACCCAAATCAAAGTTGTATTGCCATTGGCACAAACTGCTCTCAAATCAAACGCGCAACAAAGCGAGTCACTGTCGCCACCAGATATGAAAGGTCGCCACATTCTAGTTGCAGAGGACAACAAGATTAATCAAATGCTCATTAAGGCATTTTTAAAAGGTACACAGGCAACACTCACGATTGTTGAAAATGGCAAGCTGGCGGTTGAGGCGGCAATATGCACCGAGTTTGATTTAATACTAATGGATATTCATATGCCTGAAATGGATGGCAATGAAGCTCAGCGACAGATACACGCTCGTAACCCAGGTATTCCGGTCATTGCACTGACGGCGAATGTGATGACGGAGGATGTGAAAGGCTACCTGGCACAAGGCTTTGTGGCACACGTTGGCAAGCCTATAGATATGAACAGCTTATATCAAGTTCTGGCACGGTTCTGA
- a CDS encoding valine--tRNA ligase, translating to MDKTYNPQDIEQSLYQGWEENGYFKPSGQGDAYSIMIPPPNVTGSLHMGHAFQDTIMDTLIRYQRMQGKNTLWQVGTDHAGIATQMVVERKLAAEEGKTRHDLGRDEFIDRIWQWKNESGGTITKQLRRLGASVDWDRERFTMDDGLSEAVKEVFVRLYKDDLIYRGKRLVNWDPKLHTAISDLEVENKDKQGHMWNLRYPLADGVKTKDGKDYIVVATTRPETMLGDTGVAVNPDDERYQDLIGKEILLPIVNRRIPIVADEHADMEKGTGCVKITPAHDFNDNEVGKRHQLPMINVFNKDAAILSEGETFTFDGKPLELDAPLPERFHGLDRFEARKLIVDEFEQAGLLEKIDDHSLTVPYGDRSGVVIEPLLTDQWYVRVAPLAEPAIKAVEDGDIQFVPKQYENMYFSWMRDIQDWCISRQLWWGHRIPAWYDNEGNVYVGRDEAEVRRDNNLADDVALSQDDDVLDTWFSSALWTFSTQGWPENTDDLKMFHPSDTLVTGFDIIFFWVARMIMMTLHFVKDDQGKPQVPFKTVYVTGLIRDENGDKMSKSKGNVLDPLDMIDGIDLESLVQKRTGNMMQPQLAAKIEKNTRKTFADGIEAHGTDALRFTLAAMASTGRDINWDMNRLEGYRNFCNKLWNASRYVLMNTEEQDCGFNGGEMQVSLADRWILGQFQNTVKTFSEHLDNYRFDLAANTIYEFTWNQFCDWYLELTKPILFKGNEAQQRGTRHTLITVLEGLLRVMHPLMPYITETIWQRVAPLAGIEANTIMLQSFPQFDASQVDTQAMEDLEWVKQFILAIRNIRGEMDISPSKPLGVLLANVSEQDQRRLDDNQAFLSSLAKLEDIKVLASKDDAPASATAFIGDLEIMIPMAGLIDVEAEMARIAKQLEKAEKGLAQVEKKLANEKFVNNAPAAVLDKEKAKLAEYSDAKAKLLEQKAKIESL from the coding sequence ATGGATAAAACCTATAATCCGCAAGATATCGAACAGTCTTTGTACCAAGGCTGGGAAGAGAATGGCTACTTTAAGCCATCAGGTCAGGGCGATGCCTATTCGATCATGATCCCGCCACCGAATGTCACGGGTAGCCTGCACATGGGCCACGCTTTCCAGGACACCATCATGGACACCCTGATCCGCTACCAGCGCATGCAGGGCAAAAATACTTTATGGCAGGTGGGAACGGACCATGCTGGTATCGCAACTCAAATGGTGGTTGAGCGTAAACTGGCAGCCGAAGAAGGCAAAACCCGTCATGATTTGGGCCGCGATGAATTCATCGACCGCATCTGGCAGTGGAAAAACGAGTCAGGTGGCACCATCACAAAACAGCTACGTCGCCTTGGCGCGTCAGTAGACTGGGATCGTGAGCGCTTTACCATGGACGACGGCCTGTCAGAAGCGGTGAAAGAAGTGTTTGTTCGTCTGTATAAAGATGACCTGATCTACCGCGGTAAGCGCCTGGTGAACTGGGATCCGAAACTGCACACTGCGATTTCTGATCTGGAAGTAGAAAACAAAGACAAGCAGGGCCACATGTGGAACCTGCGTTATCCGCTGGCCGATGGTGTTAAAACCAAAGACGGCAAAGACTATATAGTTGTTGCAACAACGCGTCCGGAAACCATGCTCGGTGACACGGGTGTGGCAGTCAACCCGGATGATGAGCGTTATCAGGACCTGATCGGCAAAGAGATCTTACTGCCAATCGTCAACCGTCGTATCCCAATCGTTGCCGACGAACACGCAGACATGGAAAAAGGCACTGGTTGTGTGAAGATCACACCAGCGCACGACTTCAACGATAACGAAGTTGGTAAGCGTCATCAGCTGCCTATGATCAACGTCTTTAACAAAGATGCGGCAATCTTAAGCGAAGGCGAAACCTTCACTTTTGATGGCAAGCCACTGGAGCTGGATGCACCATTGCCTGAGCGCTTCCATGGCCTGGACCGTTTCGAAGCCCGTAAACTGATCGTTGACGAGTTTGAGCAAGCCGGCCTGCTGGAAAAAATCGATGACCACAGCCTGACCGTGCCTTACGGCGACCGCTCTGGTGTAGTCATCGAACCGCTGCTGACTGACCAATGGTATGTGCGCGTTGCACCACTGGCTGAGCCGGCAATCAAAGCAGTAGAAGACGGTGACATTCAGTTTGTGCCTAAACAGTACGAAAACATGTACTTCTCCTGGATGCGTGATATTCAGGACTGGTGTATTTCTCGTCAGCTGTGGTGGGGACACCGTATTCCGGCCTGGTACGACAACGAAGGTAATGTGTACGTTGGCCGCGACGAAGCCGAAGTGCGCCGCGACAACAACCTGGCGGATGACGTGGCTCTGAGCCAGGACGATGACGTACTGGACACTTGGTTCTCTTCTGCCCTGTGGACTTTCTCCACGCAAGGCTGGCCAGAGAACACCGACGACCTGAAAATGTTCCACCCGTCAGACACGCTGGTAACCGGTTTCGACATCATTTTCTTCTGGGTTGCCCGTATGATCATGATGACACTGCATTTTGTGAAAGATGACCAAGGCAAACCTCAGGTACCATTCAAAACCGTTTACGTGACCGGTCTGATCCGCGACGAAAATGGCGACAAGATGTCAAAATCCAAAGGTAACGTGCTGGATCCACTGGACATGATCGATGGTATCGATCTGGAAAGCCTGGTTCAGAAGCGTACCGGCAACATGATGCAGCCACAGCTGGCCGCAAAGATTGAAAAGAACACCCGCAAGACCTTTGCTGACGGTATTGAAGCACACGGCACAGACGCGCTGCGCTTTACTCTGGCAGCGATGGCCTCAACCGGTCGTGATATCAACTGGGACATGAACCGCCTGGAAGGTTACCGTAACTTCTGTAACAAGCTGTGGAACGCCAGCCGTTACGTGCTGATGAACACCGAAGAGCAGGATTGTGGCTTCAACGGTGGCGAGATGCAGGTGTCTCTTGCTGATCGCTGGATTTTGGGCCAGTTCCAGAACACAGTAAAAACCTTCAGTGAGCACCTGGACAACTACCGCTTTGACCTGGCGGCAAACACCATTTATGAGTTCACCTGGAACCAATTCTGTGACTGGTATCTGGAGCTGACAAAGCCAATTCTGTTCAAGGGTAACGAAGCACAACAACGCGGTACACGTCATACCCTGATCACTGTGCTCGAAGGCCTGCTGCGAGTAATGCACCCACTGATGCCTTACATCACAGAAACCATCTGGCAGCGTGTTGCACCACTGGCCGGTATCGAAGCCAATACCATTATGTTACAGAGCTTCCCACAGTTTGATGCATCGCAGGTAGACACGCAGGCGATGGAAGATCTGGAGTGGGTTAAGCAATTCATTCTGGCTATTCGTAACATCCGTGGTGAAATGGACATTAGCCCAAGCAAACCTCTGGGTGTGTTACTGGCCAATGTATCTGAGCAGGACCAGCGTCGTCTTGACGACAACCAGGCATTTTTGAGCTCACTGGCTAAACTGGAAGACATCAAGGTACTAGCAAGCAAAGACGATGCGCCGGCATCGGCAACAGCCTTTATCGGCGACCTGGAGATCATGATCCCAATGGCGGGTCTGATTGACGTCGAAGCTGAAATGGCCCGTATCGCCAAGCAGCTGGAAAAAGCAGAGAAAGGTCTGGCACAGGTCGAGAAAAAGCTGGCGAACGAAAAGTTCGTCAACAACGCACCTGCTGCGGTACTCGACAAAGAAAAAGCCAAACTGGCCGAGTACAGCGATGCAAAAGCTAAGCTGCTTGAGCAAAAAGCGAAAATCGAGAGCCTGTAA
- a CDS encoding DNA polymerase III subunit chi yields MTINARFFVLKQDNEPGKPVPAHFDLAARSAAKLYRAGQRVFIYVDSVEDAHAVDEHLWCFEADSFVPHNLQGEGPKGGAPVEIGQMPPVGRRTILINLAQQLPDFVRRFDKIYDFVPVESNAKHAARQRFMQLRQLGAEISTKEIDN; encoded by the coding sequence ATGACCATCAACGCACGCTTTTTTGTATTAAAGCAAGACAATGAGCCGGGCAAACCAGTACCGGCTCATTTTGATCTCGCCGCACGCAGCGCCGCTAAGCTGTATCGCGCCGGACAACGTGTCTTTATTTACGTAGACAGCGTTGAAGATGCCCATGCGGTTGACGAGCACTTGTGGTGTTTTGAGGCCGACAGTTTTGTGCCTCATAATCTGCAAGGCGAAGGCCCCAAAGGGGGCGCACCGGTCGAGATCGGCCAAATGCCACCCGTTGGCAGACGCACTATTTTAATTAATCTGGCACAGCAGCTGCCGGATTTTGTGCGCCGATTCGACAAGATCTATGATTTTGTGCCGGTTGAAAGCAATGCCAAACACGCGGCACGCCAGCGGTTCATGCAACTGCGTCAGCTCGGCGCTGAAATTTCAACCAAAGAAATTGACAACTAA
- the pepA gene encoding leucyl aminopeptidase, which translates to MEFSVKSGSPEKQRSACIVVGVYEPRRLSPVGEQLDKISEGYISNLLRRGDLEGKPGQVLLLHHVPNVLSERVLLVGCGKERELDDKQYKQIIAKTISTLNDTGSMEAVCFLTEQHVKGRDTYWKVRQAVETTQDSLYTFNQLKSKKSEARRPLRKIVFNVPTRRELPIGESAIEHGLAIAAGATLCKDVANMPPNICNPRYLGEQAQALADEFDNVTVNLVGEKEMEELGMHSYLAVGRGSDNESVMSVIHYNGAPQKQAPIVFVGKGLTFDSGGISLKPGEGMDEMKYDMGGAAGVLGLMRAVVQMQLPLNVIGVLAGCENMPSSNAYRPGDILTTMSGQTVEVLNTDAEGRLVLCDALTYVEAFEPEVVVDVATLTGACIIALGHHATGLLSNHNPLAHDLLKASEQSGDRAWQLPLWDDYQDQLKSPFADFTNLGGRPAGTITAACFLSKFTKKYNWAHLDIAGTAWRSGANKGATGRPVPMLMQYLLNRVDVTEQPQD; encoded by the coding sequence ATGGAATTCAGCGTAAAAAGTGGTAGCCCAGAAAAACAACGCAGTGCGTGTATTGTTGTCGGCGTATACGAACCACGCCGCCTTTCACCCGTCGGGGAGCAGCTGGATAAAATCAGCGAAGGGTATATTTCTAACCTGCTGCGCCGTGGAGACCTAGAAGGTAAACCCGGCCAGGTGCTTTTACTTCACCATGTACCAAACGTATTGAGTGAACGTGTGCTACTTGTTGGCTGTGGTAAAGAGCGTGAGCTGGACGACAAACAATACAAACAGATCATCGCCAAGACCATCAGCACCTTAAACGACACAGGTTCAATGGAAGCCGTCTGCTTCCTGACTGAACAACACGTTAAAGGGCGTGATACATACTGGAAAGTTCGCCAGGCAGTCGAAACCACTCAGGATAGCCTTTACACCTTTAACCAGCTGAAAAGTAAAAAGAGCGAAGCGCGCCGCCCGCTACGTAAAATCGTCTTTAACGTACCAACACGTCGCGAACTGCCTATTGGCGAAAGCGCCATAGAGCATGGCCTTGCCATCGCAGCCGGTGCTACTTTATGTAAAGACGTGGCAAACATGCCACCAAACATCTGCAACCCTCGCTATTTAGGTGAGCAGGCACAGGCATTAGCCGATGAGTTCGACAACGTCACGGTTAACCTGGTTGGCGAGAAAGAAATGGAAGAGCTGGGTATGCACTCATATCTGGCTGTTGGTCGCGGTAGTGACAATGAATCTGTCATGTCGGTGATCCACTACAATGGCGCTCCGCAAAAGCAAGCGCCTATCGTCTTTGTTGGCAAAGGTCTGACATTTGATTCCGGTGGTATTTCCCTCAAGCCAGGCGAAGGCATGGATGAAATGAAATACGATATGGGTGGTGCCGCGGGCGTACTGGGTCTGATGCGTGCCGTGGTGCAAATGCAACTGCCACTCAACGTCATCGGCGTACTGGCTGGCTGTGAAAACATGCCAAGCAGCAACGCTTATCGTCCGGGTGACATCCTGACCACTATGTCTGGTCAGACGGTTGAAGTACTCAATACCGATGCCGAGGGCCGACTGGTACTGTGTGATGCACTGACCTATGTAGAAGCGTTTGAACCAGAAGTCGTGGTTGATGTGGCGACCCTGACCGGTGCCTGCATTATTGCATTGGGCCACCATGCAACGGGTTTGTTGTCGAACCACAACCCATTGGCGCATGACTTGTTAAAAGCCTCAGAGCAAAGTGGCGACCGCGCATGGCAGCTGCCTTTGTGGGATGATTATCAGGATCAACTGAAAAGTCCGTTTGCCGACTTCACGAACCTGGGTGGACGCCCGGCGGGTACTATCACCGCAGCCTGCTTCCTGTCTAAGTTCACTAAGAAGTACAACTGGGCACACCTGGATATCGCAGGTACAGCCTGGCGTAGTGGTGCTAACAAAGGCGCAACCGGCCGTCCGGTGCCTATGCTAATGCAATACCTGCTTAACCGCGTGGACGTCACTGAGCAACCTCAGGACTAA
- the lptF gene encoding LPS export ABC transporter permease LptF: MLIFRYLTAEILKSQVAVFMTLMTIFISQKFVRILAEASGGSIPGKLVMSFLALNLPKLAVYILPLSLFLGIILAYSRVYADSEMTVLKACGVSEWYVVRVTLISSVVIALMAAALSLYVAPWAGEKENQLREQANAESGLSQIRAGRFQQTGNEKAVVFVHNTSDQGKELNRVFVAQLPDRESNQAARIVFAQSGRVVEEGTGEQQLVLSDGKRFETDGFSQALNKTEFSSYQVQIREQEIEQRRRKLEDLPSSSLLQMGTPEAIAQFQLRLSVPISIILLTLLAVPLSVVNPRQGKFAKLVPAICIYLGYFIMLNAGKYLVAEGKVPTSVGLWWIHLCVLFIGAYLIAKGRPFGVWVRSMLLKREPQQ; the protein is encoded by the coding sequence TTGCTTATTTTTCGATATCTGACTGCTGAGATATTAAAATCTCAGGTCGCCGTTTTTATGACCCTTATGACCATCTTCATCTCGCAGAAGTTTGTCCGGATCCTGGCTGAGGCCTCAGGTGGCAGCATACCGGGAAAACTTGTGATGTCTTTCCTCGCTTTAAACTTACCTAAGCTGGCGGTGTATATCCTGCCATTGAGCTTATTTTTGGGTATTATCCTCGCCTACAGCCGGGTGTATGCCGACAGTGAAATGACAGTGCTTAAAGCCTGCGGCGTTAGTGAGTGGTATGTCGTGCGGGTGACTCTGATATCGAGCGTTGTCATTGCGCTGATGGCGGCCGCGTTGAGTTTATATGTCGCACCCTGGGCAGGTGAAAAAGAAAATCAGTTACGTGAGCAAGCCAATGCTGAATCAGGGCTCAGCCAGATCCGGGCCGGACGGTTTCAGCAAACGGGTAACGAGAAAGCCGTGGTGTTTGTACACAACACCAGTGATCAGGGCAAAGAGCTGAATCGTGTGTTTGTAGCCCAGCTGCCGGATCGTGAATCAAATCAGGCGGCGCGGATTGTATTTGCTCAAAGTGGCCGGGTAGTGGAAGAAGGCACCGGTGAACAGCAATTGGTGCTTAGTGATGGTAAGCGGTTCGAAACCGACGGCTTTAGTCAGGCCCTGAACAAAACCGAATTTAGCAGCTATCAGGTGCAGATCCGCGAACAGGAAATAGAACAGCGGCGCCGTAAACTCGAAGACTTACCCTCGTCCAGTTTGTTGCAAATGGGGACGCCAGAGGCCATCGCTCAGTTTCAGCTGAGATTATCTGTACCCATCTCGATTATTTTGCTGACCTTATTGGCGGTACCGCTCAGTGTGGTGAACCCCAGACAGGGCAAGTTTGCCAAACTGGTGCCAGCTATTTGTATTTATCTTGGCTATTTTATTATGCTCAATGCGGGTAAATACCTGGTGGCTGAAGGCAAAGTACCGACCTCGGTAGGACTGTGGTGGATCCACTTATGTGTGTTGTTTATAGGTGCTTACTTGATTGCTAAAGGCCGGCCTTTTGGCGTTTGGGTGCGCTCCATGCTGTTAAAACGGGAGCCACAACAATGA
- the lptG gene encoding LPS export ABC transporter permease LptG: MMKTLDWYLGRSILQTTGFALLVFVGINTLIKFIEQLRSVGRGTYEVMDALLFTLYSMPSDIVVFFPMAALIGGLTGLGALASSSELVVMQAAGMSRLQIIGSVMKSAIVLALCMMALGEWGAPQAEQTAKQLRNQAINGGEVFEAQQGVWAKDGSNFINIANIEKSGNLQNINIYHFDDDLNLLKITRAKSGTATDEGWQLRAVEEVLIEQEQIRTEYAQTLVYASQLTLDRLDVASVEPDALSFSGLWSYLQYLEQNEQDTSNYELALWRKVMQPLTIAVMLLVALSFIFGPLRSVSMGARIIMGVITGLIFHLSNEIFGPIVMVYEIPPVVGAVMPSVLFTATAFYLLNRQRG, from the coding sequence ATGATGAAAACGCTGGACTGGTATCTTGGACGCAGCATTTTGCAAACCACAGGCTTTGCGCTGCTGGTGTTTGTGGGCATCAATACCTTAATCAAATTTATTGAGCAATTGCGTTCAGTTGGTCGTGGTACCTACGAAGTGATGGACGCCTTGTTGTTCACTTTGTACAGCATGCCCAGTGATATTGTGGTGTTTTTCCCGATGGCAGCCTTGATTGGTGGCCTGACCGGGTTGGGCGCGTTGGCCTCAAGTAGTGAACTGGTGGTAATGCAGGCGGCGGGTATGTCGCGGTTGCAGATCATCGGCTCAGTGATGAAGTCGGCCATAGTGCTGGCGCTGTGTATGATGGCGCTGGGCGAGTGGGGCGCACCACAGGCTGAGCAAACCGCTAAGCAATTGCGTAATCAGGCGATTAATGGCGGTGAGGTATTTGAAGCGCAGCAGGGCGTATGGGCCAAAGATGGCAGTAATTTTATCAATATTGCTAATATCGAGAAGTCCGGCAACCTGCAAAATATCAATATTTATCATTTCGATGATGACCTGAACCTGCTGAAAATCACTCGGGCTAAGTCGGGTACAGCAACGGACGAGGGCTGGCAGTTACGAGCCGTTGAAGAAGTGCTCATCGAGCAAGAGCAGATCCGTACAGAGTACGCACAAACGCTCGTTTATGCATCTCAGCTGACACTGGACCGACTGGATGTGGCTTCGGTCGAGCCAGATGCATTATCGTTTTCTGGTCTGTGGTCGTATTTACAGTATCTGGAGCAAAATGAGCAGGATACCAGTAACTATGAACTGGCGCTGTGGCGCAAAGTTATGCAGCCGCTGACTATTGCTGTGATGCTGCTGGTTGCACTGTCCTTTATTTTTGGACCACTACGCTCGGTGAGCATGGGCGCACGTATTATCATGGGGGTGATCACCGGACTCATCTTCCATTTGAGCAATGAGATTTTTGGTCCAATCGTGATGGTTTACGAGATCCCTCCTGTGGTGGGGGCGGTGATGCCCAGCGTGTTGTTTACCGCAACGGCATTTTACTTGTTAAACCGACAGCGCGGTTAG
- a CDS encoding RDD family protein: protein MASFPRAGLTRRLASLIYDGLVVIAFAMLSMVVFLLVIEGFISAGWLSQGSHEDVSALIQASPLLSFFRGFVLIAVSVLFFAYFWTKSGQTIGMRAWRLKVQTPDGELLSWPRASARALCALLGLGNLLVLVDFKHKRALQDMICGTEVVVLSKEENKRIYDSLD, encoded by the coding sequence ATGGCTTCGTTTCCCCGTGCGGGCTTAACCCGTCGTCTTGCATCTCTGATCTACGATGGTCTGGTCGTGATTGCATTTGCAATGCTATCAATGGTGGTTTTTTTATTGGTGATTGAAGGCTTTATCTCGGCAGGCTGGCTCTCACAAGGCAGCCATGAAGACGTTTCAGCACTGATCCAGGCTTCTCCTCTGTTGTCATTTTTCCGTGGTTTTGTGTTGATTGCCGTCTCAGTACTGTTTTTTGCTTACTTTTGGACTAAGAGCGGCCAGACCATAGGCATGCGCGCCTGGCGACTGAAAGTGCAAACCCCAGATGGCGAGTTGCTCAGCTGGCCAAGAGCCAGTGCAAGGGCATTGTGTGCACTGCTGGGACTGGGAAATCTGCTGGTTCTGGTCGATTTTAAACATAAACGTGCACTACAAGACATGATCTGTGGCACCGAAGTCGTGGTGTTAAGTAAAGAAGAAAATAAACGTATTTACGATAGCCTGGACTAG